A stretch of the Candidatus Zixiibacteriota bacterium genome encodes the following:
- a CDS encoding NADH-quinone oxidoreductase subunit J — translation MTIAFFALALLIIVSALSVVTTKNIFHSAIFLILALFGVAGIFVLLEAPFLAAAQVLIYVGAVAILMIFAVMMTARIADATLQHTNEQVPLGLVISAGLLAVILYSLWQTPISVSAAAPVSGAGKKLGELFLTKFVLPFEVVSVLLLAALIGALIIAKRDRGVTARDATEDQSTNV, via the coding sequence ATGACGATCGCATTCTTCGCCCTCGCCCTGTTGATCATCGTCAGCGCGCTCTCGGTGGTGACGACGAAGAACATCTTCCATTCGGCGATCTTCCTGATCCTGGCGCTGTTCGGCGTGGCGGGGATCTTTGTCCTGCTGGAGGCGCCCTTCCTGGCGGCGGCGCAGGTTCTGATTTATGTCGGCGCGGTGGCGATCCTGATGATCTTCGCGGTCATGATGACGGCGCGCATCGCGGATGCCACACTGCAGCACACCAACGAGCAGGTACCGTTGGGATTGGTCATCTCGGCTGGTCTTCTGGCGGTGATTCTCTATTCGCTCTGGCAGACGCCGATCTCGGTCAGCGCGGCGGCCCCGGTCTCCGGCGCGGGGAAGAAGTTGGGTGAGTTGTTTCTCACGAAGTTCGTGTTGCCGTTTGAGGTCGTGTCCGTGCTGCTGTTGGCGGCCTTGATCGGGGCCTTGATCATCGCCAAGCGGGACCGGGGCGTCACGGCGCGGGACGCGACTGAGGACCAGAGCACCAATGTCTGA
- the nuoK gene encoding NADH-quinone oxidoreductase subunit NuoK has product MGPIGLNHYLALAAVVFCIGIYGMLTRRNAIGVLMSVELMFNAVNITLVAFSRFVTPQDATGQVVAAFTIAVAAAEATIALAIVLLIYQHHRGIDVDRINIMKW; this is encoded by the coding sequence ATGGGACCGATCGGACTGAATCACTATCTGGCGCTGGCGGCGGTGGTCTTTTGCATCGGCATCTACGGCATGCTGACGCGACGCAACGCCATCGGCGTGCTGATGTCGGTCGAGCTCATGTTCAATGCGGTCAACATCACACTGGTGGCGTTCTCGCGCTTCGTCACGCCGCAGGATGCCACCGGACAGGTGGTGGCGGCCTTCACGATCGCGGTGGCGGCGGCCGAGGCGACCATCGCGCTGGCGATCGTGCTGTTGATTTACCAGCATCATCGCGGGATTGACGTGGATCGGATCAATATCATGAAGTGGTAG
- the nuoL gene encoding NADH-quinone oxidoreductase subunit L, whose product MLAYAWLIPVFPLVAMVAIMLVTHRNRALSAGISITAVSLSFLWAWAVALTVWGNPQPQRFYFDWLNLGPSMHVSIGILIDGLTAMMLIVVTTVALMVQIYSLGYMHGDKLFSRYYAYLSLFTMAMSTLVIADNFFLMFVSWELVGLASYLLIGFWFEKKSAADAGKKAFITTRLGDLGFIIGMLMLYVGCETLTFEGVFAAVESGTLQGAFLTTAAIFLFMGAVGKSAQFPLHVWLPDAMEGPTPVSALIHAATMVVAGVYLVARSLTIFVAAPVAADVVAWIGIITSLMAASIGLVQNDIKRVLAYSTVSQLGYMIMALGLGGFTAGTFHLMTHAFFKALLFLAAGSVIHAVHSNDIRDMGGLHAKMKTTSTTFLIAALAIAGIFPLSGFWSKDEIVAATLGRPVFTVLTLLVAFMTAFYMFRLYFLTFTGKPRDQHKFDHAHESPRTMTVPLIVLAVLSVISGFIGLPWLHKGFSTVVYHGHPHHGEFHILWAAIALAIGLSGIGLAYLMYYKKSIDPERVRAAAGGVYTTLLNKYYFDEAYDVLFVRPYYAMCRGWFWFDQKIIDGLVNGFGDLGVLWGRVNKWFDDTFVDGAVNGIGWLTRGFGATIRYLQTGRVQNYAFIVFAALVVIWLLQ is encoded by the coding sequence ATGCTGGCATACGCCTGGCTCATACCGGTCTTTCCGCTTGTCGCGATGGTCGCCATCATGTTGGTGACGCACCGGAACCGCGCCTTGTCGGCGGGAATATCGATCACGGCGGTCTCGCTGTCCTTCCTCTGGGCGTGGGCGGTGGCATTGACGGTCTGGGGGAATCCCCAACCGCAGCGCTTCTATTTCGACTGGCTCAATCTGGGCCCATCGATGCATGTGTCGATCGGCATCCTGATCGACGGCCTGACGGCGATGATGCTGATCGTGGTCACCACCGTCGCGCTGATGGTGCAGATCTACTCGCTGGGGTACATGCACGGCGACAAGCTGTTCTCGCGCTACTATGCCTACTTGTCATTGTTCACGATGGCGATGTCGACGTTGGTGATCGCCGACAACTTCTTTTTGATGTTCGTCAGTTGGGAATTGGTCGGGCTGGCGTCGTACCTGTTGATCGGCTTCTGGTTCGAGAAGAAGTCCGCCGCCGATGCCGGCAAGAAGGCCTTCATCACCACGCGTCTCGGCGACCTCGGATTCATCATTGGTATGCTGATGCTCTACGTCGGATGCGAGACGCTGACGTTCGAAGGCGTATTTGCCGCGGTCGAAAGCGGCACGCTGCAGGGCGCCTTCCTGACCACGGCGGCGATCTTCCTTTTCATGGGGGCGGTCGGCAAATCGGCCCAGTTCCCATTGCATGTCTGGCTTCCCGATGCGATGGAGGGTCCGACGCCGGTGTCGGCATTGATCCACGCGGCCACGATGGTCGTGGCGGGCGTCTATCTGGTGGCGCGTTCCCTGACGATCTTCGTGGCGGCGCCGGTCGCCGCCGACGTCGTCGCCTGGATCGGCATCATCACCTCGCTGATGGCGGCCTCGATCGGCCTGGTGCAGAATGACATCAAGCGCGTGCTGGCGTATTCGACGGTTTCGCAGTTGGGCTACATGATCATGGCGCTGGGGCTCGGCGGCTTCACCGCCGGGACATTCCATCTGATGACCCACGCCTTCTTCAAGGCGTTGCTCTTCCTCGCCGCCGGGTCGGTCATTCACGCCGTGCACAGCAATGACATCCGTGACATGGGCGGCCTGCACGCGAAGATGAAGACGACCTCGACGACCTTCCTGATCGCGGCGCTGGCGATCGCGGGGATATTCCCCCTGTCGGGGTTCTGGTCGAAGGACGAGATCGTGGCGGCCACGCTGGGCAGGCCGGTGTTCACCGTGCTGACGCTTCTGGTCGCCTTCATGACCGCTTTCTACATGTTCCGTCTGTACTTCCTCACGTTTACCGGCAAGCCGCGTGACCAGCACAAGTTCGACCATGCCCACGAATCGCCGCGCACGATGACGGTCCCATTGATTGTCCTGGCGGTGTTGTCCGTGATTTCGGGATTCATCGGTCTGCCCTGGCTGCACAAGGGATTCTCGACCGTCGTGTATCACGGGCATCCGCACCATGGCGAGTTTCACATTCTATGGGCGGCGATCGCGCTGGCGATTGGCTTAAGCGGGATCGGGCTGGCCTATCTGATGTACTACAAGAAGTCGATCGATCCGGAACGTGTCCGTGCCGCGGCGGGTGGTGTGTACACAACGCTGTTGAACAAATACTACTTCGACGAGGCGTACGATGTCCTGTTCGTGCGCCCGTACTACGCCATGTGCCGGGGTTGGTTCTGGTTCGATCAGAAGATCATTGACGGGCTGGTCAACGGCTTTGGCGATCTCGGCGTGTTGTGGGGACGGGTCAACAAGTGGTTCGACGACACGTTTGTGGACGGCGCGGTCAACGGCATTGGCTGGCTGACGCGCGGCTTCGGCGCGACCATTCGTTACTTGCAGACCGGCCGGGTGCAGAACTACGCGTTCATCGTCTTTGCGGCGTTGGTGGTGATATGGTTGTTGCAGTGA
- a CDS encoding NADH-quinone oxidoreductase subunit M — protein MISGILSWMIFLPLVGMVVIMLVPKDNHRAIRGVASVATFLPLILSFVLLAGYDSSTAAFQFVEKAAWIPALNVNYHLGADGISVPMLFLTALLSFLAAIVSFNITTRVKEYFAFYLLLTTGMMGVFAALDFFLFYVFWEVMLVPMYFLIGIWGGPRKEYAAIKFFLYTLFGSIFMLVAILALYFTSTPHTLSIIEHIQRAPQMTHGFQIFAFVFFFIAFAIKIPTLPFHTWLPDAHVEAPTAVSVLLAGILLKMGTYGLLRVSFPMFPEATKYFAQPMAILGMAGIIYGAFVCMAQTDLKKLVAYSSVSHMGYCLLGMAAVGSVAGISGCMFQMVSHGLITGALFILVGVIYDRAHTRDIDAYGGMWLKVPVYSGIMVLFVLGSLGLPGLSGFVSEFMVFLGAFPYFKVIVALSVIGVLLTAAYFLRMIQRMFLGTVAGHTEHLTEINAREIFTVAPLAILMIAIGVYPTLLSDYIKETIVNLVHVIGA, from the coding sequence ATGATATCCGGCATTCTCTCGTGGATGATCTTCCTGCCGCTTGTCGGCATGGTGGTGATCATGCTTGTGCCCAAGGACAACCACCGCGCCATTCGCGGCGTGGCGTCGGTGGCGACGTTCTTGCCCCTGATCCTGTCGTTTGTCCTGCTGGCGGGGTATGACAGCTCGACGGCGGCGTTTCAGTTCGTGGAGAAGGCGGCGTGGATTCCGGCGCTCAACGTCAACTACCACCTCGGCGCGGATGGGATCTCGGTGCCGATGCTGTTTTTGACCGCGCTGTTGTCCTTCCTGGCGGCAATCGTCTCATTCAACATCACGACGAGGGTCAAGGAGTACTTTGCCTTCTATCTGCTTCTGACCACCGGCATGATGGGCGTCTTCGCCGCCTTGGATTTCTTTCTCTTTTATGTGTTCTGGGAGGTCATGCTGGTGCCGATGTACTTCTTGATCGGCATCTGGGGCGGACCGCGCAAGGAGTACGCGGCGATCAAGTTCTTCCTCTACACGCTCTTCGGCTCGATCTTCATGTTGGTGGCGATTCTGGCCTTGTATTTCACCTCGACGCCGCACACGCTGTCGATCATCGAGCACATCCAACGCGCGCCGCAGATGACGCACGGCTTCCAGATCTTCGCCTTTGTCTTCTTCTTCATCGCGTTTGCAATCAAGATCCCAACCCTGCCGTTCCACACCTGGTTGCCGGATGCCCATGTGGAAGCGCCGACCGCGGTGTCGGTGCTGCTGGCGGGAATTCTGCTGAAGATGGGGACCTACGGTTTGTTGCGCGTGTCGTTCCCGATGTTTCCCGAGGCCACCAAGTACTTTGCGCAGCCGATGGCGATCTTGGGGATGGCCGGGATCATCTATGGCGCCTTCGTCTGCATGGCGCAGACCGATCTGAAGAAGCTGGTGGCGTACTCGTCGGTCTCGCACATGGGGTACTGTCTGTTGGGGATGGCGGCGGTCGGCTCGGTGGCCGGGATATCGGGATGCATGTTCCAGATGGTGTCGCATGGGCTGATCACGGGGGCGCTGTTTATTCTGGTCGGCGTGATTTATGATCGCGCCCACACGCGCGACATCGACGCCTACGGCGGCATGTGGCTGAAGGTGCCGGTGTACTCCGGGATCATGGTGTTGTTCGTGCTGGGGTCGCTCGGATTGCCGGGATTGTCGGGGTTTGTCAGCGAGTTCATGGTGTTTCTGGGCGCCTTCCCCTATTTCAAGGTGATCGTGGCGCTGTCGGTGATCGGCGTGCTGTTGACCGCGGCGTACTTCCTGCGCATGATCCAGCGGATGTTCCTGGGGACCGTCGCCGGGCACACGGAGCATCTGACCGAGATCAACGCGCGGGAGATCTTCACGGTCGCGCCGCTGGCGATTCTGATGATCGCCATCGGCGTCTATCCGACGTTGCTGTCGGATTACATCAAGGAAACGATCGTCAACCTGGTGCACGTGATCGGGGCGTAG
- a CDS encoding GIY-YIG nuclease family protein — protein MKEYFVYIMASRSRTLYTGVTSDLTRRVWEHRHAARGGFTAKYKAHRLVYYQSTPNISAAIARERQIKGWLRARKIALIESINPTWEDLAPDDVAVGKRTADSSLRSE, from the coding sequence ATGAAGGAGTATTTCGTCTACATCATGGCAAGCCGATCACGGACGTTGTACACCGGAGTCACGAGCGACCTGACGCGACGGGTGTGGGAGCACCGGCACGCGGCAAGGGGTGGCTTCACAGCGAAGTACAAAGCCCACCGTCTCGTGTACTACCAGTCGACACCGAACATCTCTGCCGCGATTGCCCGAGAAAGACAGATCAAGGGCTGGCTGAGAGCACGAAAGATCGCACTGATTGAGTCCATCAATCCGACGTGGGAAGATCTTGCGCCCGACGACGTGGCCGTTGGAAAAAGAACAGCAGATTCTTCGCTTCGCTCAGAATGA
- a CDS encoding NADH-quinone oxidoreductase subunit N: MGRLTSMPFNLSQFYADWGTILPECFLFLWALVILAWATGTRDEKPGGSGLFAALTIIGAVITAVWVAMTADGTAFGGTFVFDRLAVVFKEIVLGTVILTAMSSVGTVGRLRAHRGEYYGMILFSAVGMMLMASATELLLLYVSIELSTIALFALAAYHKTNRKSAEAGLKYVILGGISSAILLYGVALLYGLTGTTELAAIRTAVLQMYTSTGVFPPAMTLALILVVAGFGFKLALAPFHMWAPDVYEGAPTPITAYLSVASKAAAVAAFIRVFFIGLESAQSVWIQVIAALAALAMIVGNVTAIVQTNIKRMLAYSSVAQIGYVLVGAVALDTWGATAMSFYMMAYLFANMGAFICVIAFSERTGSDEIAHYDGLAQRSPVLAAFFTLFLLSLTGIPPTAGFLAKYYVFLAAINADYMWLVIIGVVTSVIALYYYATVIRRMYFPAEAPSGGVALSLSLTVALILSAAGVLFFGIFPGSFVAFIQNAAQMLLAGM, encoded by the coding sequence ATGGGGCGTCTGACATCCATGCCCTTCAACCTCTCCCAATTCTACGCCGACTGGGGCACGATCCTCCCCGAGTGCTTCCTGTTTCTCTGGGCGCTGGTGATTCTCGCCTGGGCGACCGGGACCCGCGATGAGAAGCCGGGGGGTTCCGGCCTCTTTGCGGCGCTGACGATCATCGGAGCCGTGATCACTGCCGTTTGGGTCGCCATGACCGCGGATGGCACCGCCTTCGGCGGGACATTCGTCTTCGACCGTCTGGCGGTGGTCTTCAAAGAGATCGTGCTCGGCACCGTGATCCTGACCGCCATGTCGTCTGTCGGCACAGTGGGACGGCTGCGGGCGCATCGCGGCGAATACTACGGCATGATCCTGTTTTCGGCGGTCGGGATGATGCTGATGGCCTCGGCGACCGAGCTTCTGCTGCTCTATGTATCGATCGAGCTGTCGACCATCGCCCTATTCGCGCTGGCGGCCTACCACAAGACCAATCGCAAGTCGGCCGAAGCGGGTCTGAAGTACGTGATCCTCGGCGGGATTTCCTCGGCGATCCTGCTGTATGGCGTCGCCTTACTCTATGGTCTGACCGGCACCACCGAGCTGGCGGCGATCCGCACGGCGGTCCTGCAAATGTACACAAGCACAGGTGTTTTTCCACCCGCGATGACGCTGGCGCTCATTCTGGTTGTTGCCGGATTCGGATTCAAACTGGCGCTGGCGCCGTTTCACATGTGGGCGCCCGATGTGTACGAGGGCGCGCCGACGCCGATCACCGCTTATCTGTCGGTTGCCTCCAAGGCGGCGGCGGTGGCGGCCTTCATCCGGGTCTTCTTCATCGGGTTGGAATCGGCGCAGTCGGTGTGGATTCAGGTGATCGCGGCCCTGGCGGCGCTGGCGATGATCGTCGGCAACGTCACCGCGATCGTGCAGACCAACATCAAGCGCATGCTGGCCTATTCCTCGGTGGCGCAGATCGGGTATGTGCTGGTCGGCGCGGTGGCGCTCGACACCTGGGGCGCCACGGCGATGTCGTTTTACATGATGGCGTACCTGTTCGCCAACATGGGCGCCTTCATCTGCGTGATCGCCTTTTCCGAACGCACCGGCTCGGATGAGATCGCGCACTATGATGGCCTGGCGCAGCGCTCGCCTGTGCTGGCGGCGTTCTTTACACTGTTCCTGTTGTCGTTGACCGGCATTCCGCCGACGGCGGGATTTTTGGCCAAGTACTATGTCTTCCTGGCGGCGATCAACGCCGACTACATGTGGCTGGTCATCATCGGCGTGGTGACATCGGTGATCGCGCTCTACTACTATGCCACCGTGATCCGCCGCATGTACTTCCCCGCCGAGGCGCCATCGGGTGGCGTGGCTTTGTCCCTTAGCTTGACGGTGGCATTGATTCTCTCGGCCGCCGGTGTCCTGTTCTTCGGCATTTTCCCCGGATCGTTCGTGGCGTTTATTCAGAACGCCGCGCAGATGCTGCTGGCGGGGATGTGA
- a CDS encoding iron-sulfur cluster assembly scaffold protein, whose product MPSDGSANKLYRVGQVKDSPGIAGRTHRFAPTQRGVELRIMGRMMTLPDRENFGYNATVTDHFQNPRNAGDMEDPSCVGIARNSECGDLLKLYLKIDGGRIVAAKFKTYGCGAAIASSSMLTELLIGRTVAEATAITNVEVAEALGGLPERKLHCSVLAQEATRAAMADWGS is encoded by the coding sequence ATGCCGTCTGACGGCTCGGCCAATAAGTTGTACCGCGTAGGGCAGGTCAAGGATTCACCGGGGATTGCCGGGCGAACACACAGGTTCGCCCCTACTCAGCGCGGCGTGGAATTGCGTATTATGGGCAGGATGATGACGCTCCCCGACCGCGAGAACTTCGGTTACAACGCCACGGTGACCGATCATTTCCAGAACCCGCGCAACGCGGGGGATATGGAGGACCCGTCATGCGTGGGGATTGCGCGCAATTCGGAATGCGGCGATCTGCTGAAGTTGTATCTGAAAATCGACGGCGGCCGGATCGTGGCGGCAAAGTTCAAGACCTATGGTTGCGGCGCGGCGATTGCATCGTCGTCGATGCTGACCGAGTTGTTGATCGGCCGCACCGTCGCTGAAGCAACAGCGATAACGAATGTCGAGGTCGCGGAAGCCTTGGGGGGCCTTCCCGAACGCAAGTTGCATTGTTCGGTGTTGGCGCAAGAGGCGACGCGGGCGGCGATGGCGGATTGGGGATCGTAG
- the nadA gene encoding quinolinate synthase NadA gives MKTATQPDITLASACATGLSESDQGTVARIRAQIDRWGQRLVILTHHYQRKEIVPFGNFVGDSYYLSKMAAQQEAAKHIIFCGVHFMAEAARILCRPEQRVYLPNLRAGCPMADMADDPQVEDAWDFLAEFCDTKAIIPISYMNTSASLKAFTGANGGLICTSSNAEKAFRWAFARGEKVLFFPDEHLGTNTANRLGIPREHRVIYDPLRPPTDPEPFRRAQVILWKGFCHVHTNFTVEHIETARRNYPGVKIVVHPECMEDVVDLADAVGSTAFISQYVADQPPGSIIAIGTEINLTARLADEYPDKTIFELSGQNCPLCVNMFRTTLEDLAACLEQLGGTAHDKAIFVPPAIARDAKLALDRMLELR, from the coding sequence ATGAAGACCGCGACCCAACCAGATATCACCCTGGCATCTGCCTGCGCAACGGGTCTGTCGGAATCGGATCAGGGCACGGTCGCCCGCATCCGCGCCCAGATCGACCGCTGGGGCCAACGGCTGGTCATTCTCACGCATCATTACCAGCGCAAGGAGATCGTCCCGTTCGGCAACTTCGTCGGCGACTCGTACTACCTCTCCAAGATGGCGGCGCAGCAGGAAGCCGCGAAGCACATCATCTTCTGCGGCGTGCACTTCATGGCCGAGGCGGCGCGGATTCTCTGCCGTCCCGAGCAACGGGTCTACCTCCCCAATCTGCGCGCCGGATGTCCGATGGCCGACATGGCCGATGACCCGCAGGTTGAAGACGCCTGGGATTTCCTGGCGGAATTCTGCGACACGAAGGCGATCATCCCGATTTCATATATGAACACGTCGGCCTCGCTGAAGGCATTCACCGGCGCCAACGGCGGATTGATTTGCACGTCGTCCAATGCTGAGAAGGCATTTCGTTGGGCCTTCGCGCGAGGAGAGAAGGTCCTCTTCTTTCCCGACGAACACTTGGGCACGAATACGGCCAATCGGCTGGGGATTCCACGTGAACATCGGGTCATCTATGATCCGCTGCGGCCGCCGACTGATCCGGAGCCGTTTCGTCGCGCGCAGGTGATCCTGTGGAAGGGATTCTGCCACGTGCACACCAACTTCACGGTGGAACACATCGAGACGGCGCGGCGGAACTACCCCGGCGTGAAGATCGTGGTGCATCCGGAGTGCATGGAGGATGTCGTCGATCTGGCCGATGCGGTCGGCTCGACGGCGTTCATTTCGCAGTATGTCGCCGACCAGCCGCCGGGGTCGATCATCGCCATCGGCACCGAGATCAACCTGACCGCGCGTTTGGCTGACGAATACCCGGACAAGACGATCTTCGAATTGTCCGGGCAGAACTGCCCGCTGTGCGTGAACATGTTCCGCACTACATTAGAGGACCTGGCCGCCTGCCTCGAACAGTTGGGCGGAACCGCTCACGACAAAGCGATCTTCGTTCCCCCTGCCATTGCCCGCGACGCCAAGCTCGCGTTGGATCGGATGTTGGAACTCCGGTAG
- a CDS encoding vanadium-dependent haloperoxidase has product MRHGHGMVVAAALILSVACGLIGCSDEPTKPANELKKYDAEVATAWFGLMNELVKSEGVLAPAAARIYGYAGVALYESVVGGMSTHRSLIGQLNELDSLPLSNPESAYHWPAVASSALAEITRRLFPDATTADSAAIANLEERFTTEFRPQVGQAMFNRSVSFGRAVGTAVFDWAFTDGTALLSTCTFVQPVGTGLWVPTPPGYLPALLPCWGDLRLFALNVPADCQPISPPPYDENPQSPYYAETREVYDTVNNLTNDQRDIALYWSDESGTSFTPPGHWIAILGQVVDTNAYTLDIAVEAYARLGIALADAFISCWRTKFQYNLLRPITAIRDFMDETWTPLLITPSFPEYTSEHSVQSAAAAQVLTDMFGHMPFVDHTHDGRGLAPRDFNSFFDAANEAAVSCLYGGIHFRSAIARGQEQGICIGHRISALAFRR; this is encoded by the coding sequence ATGAGACACGGACATGGGATGGTCGTGGCGGCGGCGCTGATACTCAGTGTCGCCTGCGGTTTGATCGGTTGCAGCGATGAGCCGACGAAGCCGGCGAATGAACTGAAGAAGTACGACGCCGAAGTCGCCACCGCCTGGTTCGGGCTCATGAACGAGTTGGTGAAGAGCGAGGGGGTATTGGCACCGGCGGCGGCGCGCATCTATGGGTATGCCGGGGTGGCGCTGTATGAGTCGGTCGTGGGCGGGATGTCGACACACCGGTCGCTGATCGGGCAGCTCAATGAGTTGGACTCGCTGCCGCTGAGTAATCCGGAGAGCGCCTACCATTGGCCGGCGGTGGCGTCCAGCGCCCTGGCCGAGATCACGCGGCGCCTGTTCCCCGATGCGACCACTGCCGACAGCGCCGCGATCGCGAATCTGGAAGAGCGGTTCACGACCGAGTTTCGTCCGCAGGTCGGCCAGGCCATGTTCAATCGCTCGGTCTCGTTTGGACGGGCAGTGGGGACGGCGGTGTTCGACTGGGCGTTTACAGACGGCACGGCCCTCTTGAGCACCTGCACCTTCGTGCAGCCGGTCGGAACCGGACTGTGGGTGCCGACGCCGCCGGGGTATCTTCCCGCGCTCCTTCCCTGTTGGGGGGACTTGCGTCTGTTCGCTCTGAATGTACCAGCGGATTGCCAGCCCATCTCCCCGCCGCCGTATGATGAGAATCCGCAGTCGCCGTACTACGCCGAGACCCGTGAGGTCTACGACACCGTGAACAACCTGACGAATGATCAGCGCGACATCGCCCTCTATTGGTCCGATGAGTCGGGGACGTCCTTCACACCGCCGGGACACTGGATCGCGATCCTGGGCCAGGTCGTCGATACCAACGCCTATACGCTCGATATCGCGGTCGAGGCGTATGCGCGGCTGGGCATCGCGCTGGCCGATGCATTCATTTCCTGCTGGCGTACGAAGTTCCAATACAATTTGCTGCGGCCGATCACGGCGATCCGCGACTTTATGGATGAAACCTGGACGCCGCTGCTCATCACGCCGTCATTCCCGGAGTACACGTCCGAGCACTCGGTGCAGTCGGCGGCCGCGGCCCAGGTGTTGACCGATATGTTCGGGCACATGCCGTTTGTCGATCACACGCACGATGGTCGCGGGCTGGCGCCGCGTGACTTCAACTCGTTCTTCGATGCCGCCAATGAGGCGGCGGTCTCCTGTTTGTACGGCGGCATACACTTCCGTTCCGCGATCGCCAGGGGGCAGGAGCAGGGCATCTGCATCGGCCACCGCATCAGCGCGCTGGCATTCCGTCGGTAG